One region of Danio rerio strain Tuebingen ecotype United States chromosome 5, GRCz12tu, whole genome shotgun sequence genomic DNA includes:
- the si:ch211-102c2.4 gene encoding uncharacterized protein isoform X1, giving the protein MILITAFVLVILTGHSTSEYLQTLECPYENRNISTTRQRVWCKRDAHDENCCTGLSFQSSVTVLEGGKVDVEDDGKRFKVSVRELPQGDGVYWCGFMTEDKVIVKLAEDYFTETPFNFIWSILRWILFLLLLLLTISIHIYSNRKAVIKTT; this is encoded by the exons ATGATTCTTATAACTGCTTTTGTGCTGGTGATCCTGACAG GACACAGCACATCTGAATATCTGCAGACACTCGAGTGCCCATATGAGAATAGGAATATATCTACGACCAGGCAGAGGGTGTGGTGCAAAAGAGATGCCCACGACGAAAACTGCTGCACGGGCCTTTCTTTCCAGTCGAGCGTTACTGTGCTGGAGGGCGGCAAAGTAGACGTGGAAGATGATGGAAAGAGATTCAAAGTCTCCGTACGGGAGTTACCTCAAGGAGATGGAGTTTACTGGTGTGGGTTCATGACTGAGGACAAGGTCATCGTTAAACTGGCCGAGGATTACTTTACCGAGA CTCCATTTAACTTCATTTGGTCCATTCTGCGTTGGATTTtatttcttttgcttttgttgtTGACCATCTCAATTCACATTTATTCAAACA GGAAAGCTGTCATAAAG ACGACATAA
- the si:ch211-102c2.4 gene encoding uncharacterized protein LOC568178 precursor produces the protein MILITAFVLVILTGHSTSEYLQTLECPYENRNISTTRQRVWCKRDAHDENCCTGLSFQSSVTVLEGGKVDVEDDGKRFKVSVRELPQGDGVYWCGFMTEDKVIVKLAEDYFTERKAVIKTT, from the exons ATGATTCTTATAACTGCTTTTGTGCTGGTGATCCTGACAG GACACAGCACATCTGAATATCTGCAGACACTCGAGTGCCCATATGAGAATAGGAATATATCTACGACCAGGCAGAGGGTGTGGTGCAAAAGAGATGCCCACGACGAAAACTGCTGCACGGGCCTTTCTTTCCAGTCGAGCGTTACTGTGCTGGAGGGCGGCAAAGTAGACGTGGAAGATGATGGAAAGAGATTCAAAGTCTCCGTACGGGAGTTACCTCAAGGAGATGGAGTTTACTGGTGTGGGTTCATGACTGAGGACAAGGTCATCGTTAAACTGGCCGAGGATTACTTTACCGAGA GGAAAGCTGTCATAAAG ACGACATAA